A genomic segment from Panthera tigris isolate Pti1 chromosome A1, P.tigris_Pti1_mat1.1, whole genome shotgun sequence encodes:
- the SLC46A3 gene encoding solute carrier family 46 member 3 isoform X2 yields the protein MAKGPEGRLWHFWRWLPRCQEVQKKVSLFNLQMDISGLIPGLVSTFILLSHSDHRGRKFPLILSSVGALATSVWLCVLSYFAFPVQLLIASTFIGALCGNYTTFLGACFAYVVDQCVEQKQRTIRIAIIDFILGLVTGLTGLSSGYFIRELGFVWSFFIISMALAVNLIYILFFLGDSLKESSSPNVAISCSEGFKNLFYRTYMLFKNASGKRRYFLCLLLFTMITYFFVTIGISPIFILYELDSPLCWNEVFIGYGSALGSITFFSSFLGIWLFSYCMEDIHMAFIGIFTTMAGMVMTAFARTTLMMFLVRLPFLFTIVPLSVLRSMMSKVVRSTEQGTLFACIAFLETLGGVTAVSTFNGIYSATVAWYPGFTFLLSAVLLLIPAISLCIVKCTSWNEGSYVLLTQEEPSEDTSDS from the exons gAAGTTCAGAAGAAGGTGTCTCTCTTTAATCTGCAGATGGACATAAGTGGGCTAATTCCTGGTCTAGTGTCTACGTTCATACTTCTGTCTCATAGTGATCATCGAGGACGGAAATTCCCTTTGATTTTGTCTTCCGTTGGCGCTCTTGCAACCAGTGTTTGGCTCTGTGTGCTCTCCTACTTTGCTTTTCCAGTCCAGCTTCTGATTGCATCTACCTTCATCGGTGCACTGTGTGGCAATTATACCACATTTTTAGGGGCCTGTTTTGCCTACGTAGTTGATCAATGTGTagaacagaaacaaagaacaatTCGAATAGCTATAATTGACTTCATACTTGGACTTGTCACTGGATTAACGGGACTGTCTTCTGGCTATTTTATCAGAGAACTAGGTTTTGTGTGGTCCTTTTTCATTATTAGTATGGCTCTTGCTGTTaacttgatttatattttattttttcttggcgATTCATTGAAAGAATCTTCGTCTCCGAATGTTGCCATATCATGTAGTGAAGgctttaaaaacctattttaccGAActtacatgctttttaaaaatgcttccgGTAAGCGACGGTATTTTCTCTGTTTGTTACTTTTTACAATGATCACTTATTTTTTCGTGACAATTggcatttcccccatttttatcCTTTATGAATTGGATTCCCCACTCTGCTGGAATGAAGTCTTTATAGGTTATGGATCGGCTCTGGGTAGCATTACCTTTTTCAGTAGTTTCCTAGGAATATGGCTTTTTTCTTACTGTATGGAAGACATTCACATGGCCTTCATTGGAATCTTTACCACCATGGCAGGAATGGTCATGACTGCTTTTGCCAGAACGACATTAATGATGTTTTTAG TCAGGTTGCCATTCCTTTTCACGATCGTGCCGCTCTCTGTTCTACGGTCCATGATGTCAAAAGTGGTTCGTTCTACTGAACAAG GTACCCTGTTTGCTTGCATCGCCTTCTTAGAAACGCTTGGTGGTGTCACTGCAGTTTCTACTTTTAATGGAATTTATTCAGCCACTGTCGCCTGGTACCCAGGCTTCACCTTTCTGCTGTCTGCCGTTCTCTTACTAATTCCAGCCATCAGTCTATG CATCGTCAAGTGCACCAGCTGGAACGAGGGAAGCTATGTACTTCTTACACAAGAGGAACCCAGTGAAGACACTTCAGACAGCTGA